From the Microbacterium thalassium genome, one window contains:
- a CDS encoding glycosyltransferase family 4 protein, whose product MSFPHALGAPGIGWTAWNQADSLVRAGHEVHLVAASFARRVPGAASATASLSAGRVRIPHRAIGRDRAFAWHDRVAAGVLARTQVDVVHLWPLAPGITARAARARGIPAVREAPNTHTRRAWRTVADEISRLGLTADRTAHTEDPAHLAMETAEWDAVTGILAPSEPVAESFIAEGFAPERILRHRYGHRPGTRLARVRGGDRPLRVVYVGLAEPRKGLHHALRAWADSTASERGTFLVVGRMLPGYADMLAPLLAHPGVEVVGFSDRVDAALASADVMVLPTLEEGSALVTYEAQAAGCVPLVSSAAGAVIDHGIHGLVHAPGDVAELTRQLDRLDADREELARLSAAALAHAPELTWDAAAEALVAAYRQAVERTGARDAAAV is encoded by the coding sequence ATGTCATTCCCGCACGCGCTGGGCGCGCCGGGCATCGGCTGGACCGCATGGAATCAGGCCGACTCGCTCGTGCGCGCCGGACACGAGGTCCACCTCGTCGCAGCCAGCTTCGCCCGCCGCGTTCCCGGCGCCGCCTCGGCGACCGCGTCGCTGTCTGCCGGGCGCGTGCGGATCCCGCACCGGGCGATCGGACGCGACCGCGCCTTCGCGTGGCACGACCGGGTCGCCGCGGGCGTCCTCGCCCGCACGCAGGTGGATGTCGTCCACCTGTGGCCGCTCGCTCCCGGCATCACCGCGCGGGCCGCTCGTGCACGGGGGATCCCCGCGGTGCGGGAGGCTCCGAACACCCACACCCGTCGGGCCTGGCGCACGGTCGCCGACGAGATCTCGCGCCTCGGCCTGACCGCCGATCGCACCGCGCACACCGAGGACCCCGCGCACCTGGCGATGGAGACCGCCGAATGGGACGCGGTGACGGGCATCCTCGCCCCGTCCGAACCGGTGGCCGAGTCCTTCATCGCCGAGGGCTTCGCGCCCGAGCGGATCCTCCGGCACCGGTACGGCCATCGGCCCGGCACCAGACTCGCGCGCGTGCGCGGCGGGGATCGTCCGCTGCGGGTCGTCTACGTCGGGCTCGCGGAGCCGCGCAAGGGACTCCATCACGCGCTGCGCGCCTGGGCCGACTCCACCGCCTCCGAGCGCGGCACCTTCCTCGTCGTGGGACGCATGCTCCCGGGGTACGCCGACATGCTCGCGCCGCTGCTGGCCCACCCCGGCGTGGAGGTCGTCGGCTTCAGCGACCGCGTGGATGCGGCGCTCGCATCCGCCGACGTCATGGTGCTGCCCACGCTCGAAGAGGGCAGCGCCCTGGTGACGTACGAGGCCCAGGCCGCCGGCTGCGTTCCGCTGGTCTCGTCGGCGGCGGGCGCCGTGATCGACCACGGCATCCACGGTCTCGTGCACGCGCCGGGCGACGTCGCCGAGCTCACGAGGCAGCTCGACCGGCTGGACGCCGACCGCGAGGAGCTCGCGCGCCTGAGCGCCGCCGCGCTCGCGCACGCGCCCGAGCTGACGTGGGACGCCGCGGCCGAGGCGCTCGTCGCCGCCTACCGGCAGGCGGTCGAGAGGACGGGGGCGCGCGATGCCGCAGCCGTCTGA
- a CDS encoding O-antigen ligase family protein produces MTHLAPIDSDATPSAATGDETAPARTGVRQLIAGAIVAVIAVASVLLLPPLIAGAVLLTVALLYLARRLVFSWIGGLTILVAVVMFIPVRRYSLPIPLPFALEPYRVVLILLLIAVLGALVLDRTRRWQPVAFGWPIGIFVGTLMLSVIVNGTSLVEQNLASTAVGALVNYGILLSTFYIVRQLVTTERIVMGLLTGLVWSGVIVAILATFERATRVNVFWRLSTFLPLDLLTDESAAFRAGGYRSYASAQHPIALSVMLCMLIPIAIYLARYGARPVNDINRRIAYGGAVVFLLLGVLSAVSRTAVVVLAVMVLLALILRPMLGVTLIALGLPALVAGYLILPKVFDTLIGSFLDVDSLIASQKTSAGWGGAGRLADLEPAMALARQHPFFGTGVGSRIVIGDDANAFILDNQVLGTLLEAGAVGVIGLAVLVLTPPIMLLRYAFTTARHAPRYAMLAFTLSVSMAGYIAALFFYDAFGFYQTFFVLMFLFACGAWLLTASPPAIAARDGAPVATEGTADPVAAESPS; encoded by the coding sequence GTGACCCACCTGGCTCCGATCGACTCCGACGCGACGCCGTCCGCGGCGACCGGTGACGAGACCGCCCCGGCACGCACCGGCGTGCGCCAGCTGATCGCCGGCGCCATCGTCGCCGTGATCGCCGTGGCGTCGGTGCTGCTGCTCCCCCCGCTCATCGCCGGGGCGGTGCTGCTCACCGTGGCCCTGCTGTACCTGGCGCGCCGGCTGGTGTTCTCGTGGATCGGCGGACTGACGATCCTCGTGGCGGTCGTCATGTTCATCCCGGTGCGGCGGTACTCGCTGCCGATCCCCCTCCCGTTCGCGCTCGAGCCGTACCGCGTGGTGCTGATCCTGCTTCTGATCGCGGTCCTGGGCGCCCTCGTCCTGGACCGCACGCGGCGCTGGCAGCCCGTGGCGTTCGGGTGGCCCATCGGGATCTTCGTGGGGACCCTGATGCTGTCGGTCATCGTCAACGGCACCAGCCTGGTCGAACAGAACCTCGCCTCGACGGCGGTCGGCGCGCTCGTGAACTACGGCATCCTCCTGTCGACCTTCTACATCGTGCGGCAGCTCGTCACGACCGAGCGCATCGTGATGGGCCTGCTCACCGGTCTCGTCTGGTCGGGCGTCATCGTGGCGATCCTGGCGACCTTCGAGCGGGCCACGCGCGTGAACGTGTTCTGGCGGCTCTCGACGTTCCTGCCGCTGGACCTGCTCACCGACGAGAGCGCCGCGTTCCGCGCCGGCGGCTACCGCTCGTACGCCTCGGCCCAGCATCCGATCGCGCTGTCGGTGATGCTGTGCATGCTCATTCCGATCGCCATCTACCTCGCCCGCTACGGTGCGCGACCGGTCAACGACATCAACCGCCGCATCGCCTACGGCGGCGCCGTGGTCTTCCTGCTGCTCGGCGTCCTGTCGGCGGTCTCCCGCACCGCCGTCGTGGTGCTGGCCGTGATGGTGCTCCTCGCCCTCATCCTGCGCCCGATGCTCGGGGTCACCCTCATCGCCCTCGGACTGCCGGCGCTGGTGGCCGGGTACCTGATCCTGCCCAAGGTCTTCGACACCCTGATCGGGTCGTTCCTCGACGTGGACTCGCTCATCGCGTCGCAGAAGACCTCGGCCGGGTGGGGCGGGGCCGGTCGCCTGGCGGACCTGGAACCGGCCATGGCGCTGGCCCGGCAGCATCCGTTCTTCGGGACCGGCGTCGGAAGCCGCATCGTCATCGGCGACGACGCCAACGCGTTCATCCTCGACAACCAGGTGCTGGGCACGCTGCTGGAGGCGGGCGCGGTCGGCGTGATCGGCCTCGCCGTCCTCGTCCTCACCCCGCCGATCATGCTGCTCAGATACGCCTTCACGACGGCGCGGCACGCGCCGCGCTATGCGATGCTCGCGTTCACGCTCTCGGTGTCGATGGCCGGGTACATCGCGGCGCTGTTCTTCTACGACGCGTTCGGCTTCTATCAGACCTTCTTCGTCCTGATGTTCCTCTTCGCCTGCGGCGCGTGGCTGCTGACGGCGAGCCCGCCCGCGATCGCCGCCCGCGACGGCGCGCCGGTCGCGACGGAGGGGACGGCGGACCCGGTCGCCGCGGAGAGTCCCTCGTGA
- a CDS encoding glycosyltransferase: MSVIVPAHDEGALVRTTLERMLAEAAPGEFEVVVVANGCSDDTAAQARAVPGVEVVEIDRASKIAALNAGDAVATVLPRAYVDSDVAIDTAALRALADALSSPSPARAAAPALRIDSSRSSAAVRAYYRIWALSDYRASGHIGSGVYAVNAEGRARWEAFPDVIADDRFVQQRFLPDERLTLPGHSFTVAASRDMGSHIRRGVRIERGNRALPAQVQLAGQDPAAVRYARLLRRVGARPSLWPSLPAYVYGFGMVQLKARAERRSPVSWARDDSLRSAARA, encoded by the coding sequence ATGAGCGTGATCGTCCCCGCCCACGACGAGGGCGCGCTCGTGCGCACCACCCTCGAGCGGATGCTGGCCGAGGCGGCACCCGGCGAGTTCGAGGTCGTGGTGGTGGCCAACGGCTGCTCCGACGACACCGCGGCCCAGGCTCGCGCCGTCCCGGGGGTCGAGGTCGTGGAGATCGACCGCGCGTCGAAGATCGCCGCGCTCAACGCCGGCGACGCCGTCGCCACCGTCCTTCCCCGCGCGTACGTGGACTCCGACGTCGCGATCGACACCGCCGCCCTGCGGGCGCTGGCCGACGCGCTGTCGTCCCCGTCGCCGGCGCGCGCCGCCGCGCCCGCGCTGCGGATCGACAGCTCGCGCAGCAGCGCGGCGGTGCGCGCCTACTACCGGATCTGGGCCCTGTCGGACTACCGGGCGAGCGGGCACATCGGCTCCGGGGTCTACGCCGTCAACGCCGAAGGGCGCGCTCGGTGGGAGGCGTTCCCGGACGTGATCGCGGACGACCGGTTCGTCCAGCAGCGCTTCCTCCCCGACGAGCGGCTCACGCTCCCCGGGCATTCGTTCACCGTCGCGGCGTCCCGCGACATGGGCTCCCACATCCGTCGGGGCGTGCGGATCGAGCGCGGCAACCGCGCGCTTCCCGCCCAGGTCCAGCTGGCCGGCCAGGATCCGGCGGCGGTGCGGTACGCGCGCCTGCTGCGCCGCGTCGGCGCCCGCCCGTCGCTGTGGCCGAGCCTGCCCGCGTACGTCTACGGCTTCGGCATGGTGCAGCTCAAGGCGCGTGCGGAGCGCCGGAGCCCGGTGTCGTGGGCGCGCGACGACAGTCTGCGATCGGCGGCGAGGGCATGA
- a CDS encoding oligosaccharide flippase family protein, which produces MGARRQSAIGGEGMNTVPSNLSHRASRGAAVTAGGLWLKTLIQLASTMILARLLEPSDFGLVAMIMAIVGVADLVRDFGLTGAIVQSRNLSDRQWSSLLWFSTLLGTVLMIAVAAAAPLIAVLYGEPRLVVLTLAIAPTLLANGLAMPMQAAVQRRLEFGTLAMIDVVAMGVGVVLSIVTAWIGWGVWSLVVLAGAGQVYRLIALWIAAKPRFGPPRISRDIRPFVSTGGSIFGVQLLNYAARNLDNVIIGQQLGSAALGQYSRAYALFLLPQQQLTAPLGRVALPVLSRLQDDGERYRRYVRNALAVIGYLALPAYAIAAAVAQPLMFVLLGPGWSAAADVFALLAIAGVAQAVGNVQGWLYISLGRAHRQLVYYLVTRPIVIASFFVGIAWNGMNGLALLYGLVTATLLVPGFAVAIRGTFLRGWTDIAAPLVRPALVAALSFGAAYATALWTAGLPELVQVIAGGLAGAAVLAAAAILPVYRRDYAMMLDFVRKARKPRGGEPAKAPGSDLPVDAPAAALGVDEPSQAEIETAESVARENESRHEEERR; this is translated from the coding sequence GTGGGCGCGCGACGACAGTCTGCGATCGGCGGCGAGGGCATGAACACGGTTCCGTCGAATCTCAGCCACCGCGCCTCGCGCGGTGCGGCCGTGACCGCCGGCGGACTGTGGCTGAAGACGCTCATCCAGCTCGCCTCGACGATGATCCTCGCGCGTCTGCTGGAGCCGAGCGACTTCGGTCTCGTCGCGATGATCATGGCGATCGTCGGCGTCGCCGACCTCGTGCGCGACTTCGGACTGACCGGCGCGATCGTCCAGTCGCGCAACCTCAGCGACCGGCAGTGGTCGAGCCTGCTGTGGTTCTCGACACTGCTCGGCACGGTGCTCATGATCGCGGTCGCCGCCGCCGCGCCGCTCATCGCCGTGCTCTACGGCGAGCCCCGGCTGGTCGTCCTCACGCTCGCCATCGCGCCGACGCTTCTGGCCAACGGTCTCGCCATGCCCATGCAGGCAGCCGTCCAGCGCCGCCTCGAGTTCGGCACGCTCGCGATGATCGACGTCGTCGCGATGGGCGTCGGCGTGGTGCTCTCGATCGTCACGGCGTGGATCGGCTGGGGGGTCTGGTCGCTCGTCGTGCTGGCCGGCGCCGGGCAGGTGTACCGGCTGATCGCGCTCTGGATCGCCGCGAAGCCGCGCTTCGGACCGCCGCGCATCAGCCGCGACATCCGCCCGTTCGTCAGCACCGGCGGCAGCATCTTCGGCGTCCAGCTTCTCAACTACGCCGCGCGCAATCTCGACAACGTCATCATCGGTCAGCAGCTCGGTTCCGCCGCCCTGGGTCAGTACTCCCGCGCCTATGCGCTGTTCCTGCTGCCGCAGCAGCAGCTGACCGCGCCGCTCGGACGCGTCGCGCTCCCCGTCCTGTCCCGGCTGCAGGACGACGGCGAGCGATACCGCCGCTACGTGCGCAACGCCCTCGCCGTGATCGGCTACCTGGCCCTGCCGGCGTATGCCATCGCCGCCGCCGTCGCGCAGCCGCTCATGTTCGTCCTCCTCGGGCCCGGATGGAGCGCGGCGGCGGACGTCTTCGCGCTGCTGGCCATCGCCGGCGTCGCGCAGGCGGTCGGGAACGTGCAGGGGTGGCTGTACATCAGCCTGGGCCGCGCTCACCGCCAGCTCGTCTACTACCTCGTGACCAGGCCCATCGTCATCGCGTCGTTCTTCGTGGGCATCGCCTGGAACGGCATGAACGGGCTCGCCCTGCTCTACGGTCTGGTCACCGCGACGCTGCTCGTGCCCGGCTTCGCCGTCGCGATCCGCGGGACGTTCCTGCGCGGCTGGACCGACATCGCCGCGCCGCTGGTTCGTCCCGCGCTGGTCGCCGCCCTGTCGTTCGGGGCGGCCTACGCCACGGCCCTGTGGACCGCGGGGCTCCCCGAGCTGGTCCAGGTGATCGCCGGCGGCCTCGCCGGCGCCGCGGTGCTCGCCGCCGCGGCGATCCTCCCGGTCTACCGGCGCGACTACGCGATGATGCTCGACTTCGTCCGCAAGGCGCGCAAGCCGCGCGGCGGCGAACCCGCCAAGGCTCCTGGCTCCGACCTCCCGGTCGACGCGCCGGCGGCCGCCCTCGGGGTCGACGAGCCGTCGCAGGCCGAGATCGAGACGGCTGAGAGCGTCGCGCGTGAGAACGAGTCGCGCCACGAGGAGGAACGACGATGA
- a CDS encoding SGNH/GDSL hydrolase family protein, producing the protein MRRHRALAATALAASALVAGGCAATAPEPTTTPVAVTETPRSAPAVGAMAVVGDSITLGVSACGSQEACPQASWAVGSEPEVDSIVQRINDELGANPRATPIARLGAGVDYGVDSVDLIASTGADLVLILLGANDACKPTVDEVTPPAEFAAQYSAMLTGIAEALPDTRIVALSVPDVLRLWELGRTDPETVAMWGASPSCRSLLAEADSDATADVERRAAIEETVDAYDAAIIAACDAVEQCTSDDGAVHAVRFEVEHVSAIDSFHPSIAGQAALADAAWPVVASAISP; encoded by the coding sequence ATGAGACGACACCGCGCACTCGCCGCTACCGCGCTGGCGGCATCCGCCCTCGTCGCAGGCGGGTGCGCCGCGACCGCTCCCGAGCCCACGACGACGCCGGTCGCGGTCACCGAGACCCCGCGGAGCGCGCCCGCGGTCGGGGCGATGGCGGTCGTCGGCGATTCCATCACGCTGGGCGTCTCGGCCTGCGGCTCGCAGGAGGCCTGCCCGCAGGCATCGTGGGCGGTCGGCTCCGAACCCGAGGTGGACTCGATCGTCCAGCGGATCAACGACGAGCTCGGGGCGAATCCGCGCGCGACGCCCATCGCCCGCCTGGGTGCGGGCGTCGACTACGGCGTGGACTCGGTCGATCTCATCGCCTCGACGGGCGCCGACCTGGTGCTGATCCTGCTCGGCGCGAACGACGCCTGCAAGCCGACCGTGGACGAGGTGACACCCCCCGCCGAATTCGCCGCCCAGTATTCGGCGATGCTCACCGGCATCGCCGAGGCGCTCCCCGACACCCGGATCGTCGCGCTGTCCGTTCCCGACGTCCTGCGCCTGTGGGAGCTGGGTCGCACCGATCCCGAGACGGTGGCGATGTGGGGGGCGAGCCCGTCGTGCCGGTCCCTGCTCGCCGAGGCGGACTCGGACGCGACCGCGGACGTCGAGCGACGCGCGGCGATCGAGGAGACCGTGGACGCCTACGACGCCGCGATCATCGCCGCGTGCGATGCCGTCGAGCAGTGCACGTCGGACGACGGCGCCGTCCATGCCGTGCGGTTCGAGGTGGAGCACGTGTCGGCGATCGACAGCTTCCATCCGTCGATCGCCGGCCAGGCCGCGCTCGCGGACGCCGCCTGGCCCGTCGTGGCGAGCGCGATCTCGCCGTAG
- a CDS encoding glycosyltransferase, producing the protein MSKAMMVCSGGGHLKQLFTLAERLGVDPDDQVWITFENGLSSSLLADREVHYAPFVAPRDVGNLARLSMLALRVMSQHRYDRAFSTGSSPAVAVLPMAVARGASAHYIESAARADGPSMSGRILERIRGIRTYTQYPAWESGRWSYAGSIYDGFGEGPRTDPPERIRRAVVTVGTQEGYGFDRLYDAVVPLLTDCDEVLWQSGPQDLSPWGLQGRSRVSHDELNAAVRDADVVIAHAGTGSAITAFEQGKFPILVPRRAAHGEHVDDHQVQIAREMQARGLAFMSSPEELDATVIREAARRSVVPRDAPAMRLAA; encoded by the coding sequence ATGTCCAAGGCGATGATGGTCTGCTCGGGCGGCGGACACCTCAAGCAGCTCTTCACGCTGGCCGAACGGCTCGGCGTCGATCCCGACGACCAGGTGTGGATCACGTTCGAGAACGGGCTGTCCAGCTCGCTGCTGGCCGATCGCGAAGTCCACTACGCTCCGTTCGTGGCGCCGCGCGACGTCGGGAACCTCGCACGACTGAGCATGCTCGCGCTCCGTGTGATGTCGCAGCACCGCTACGACCGTGCGTTCAGCACGGGGTCGAGCCCGGCCGTGGCGGTGCTGCCGATGGCGGTCGCCCGCGGAGCGAGCGCGCACTACATCGAGAGCGCGGCGCGTGCGGACGGCCCCAGCATGTCGGGCCGCATCCTCGAGCGCATCCGAGGGATCCGCACGTACACCCAGTACCCGGCGTGGGAGAGCGGGCGGTGGTCGTACGCCGGATCGATCTACGACGGGTTCGGCGAAGGCCCGCGGACGGATCCGCCCGAGCGCATCCGACGCGCTGTGGTCACGGTCGGCACGCAGGAGGGCTACGGGTTCGATCGCCTGTACGACGCGGTCGTCCCGCTGCTGACGGACTGCGACGAGGTCCTGTGGCAGTCCGGTCCGCAGGATCTGTCGCCCTGGGGTCTCCAGGGCCGCTCCCGCGTCTCGCACGACGAGCTGAACGCCGCGGTGCGGGACGCCGACGTCGTCATCGCCCACGCAGGCACGGGCTCGGCGATCACCGCGTTCGAGCAGGGGAAGTTCCCCATCCTCGTGCCGCGCCGCGCAGCCCACGGCGAGCACGTCGACGACCACCAGGTCCAGATCGCGCGCGAGATGCAGGCGCGCGGACTGGCGTTCATGAGCTCCCCCGAGGAGCTCGACGCCACGGTGATCCGCGAGGCGGCCCGGCGTTCGGTCGTGCCGCGCGATGCGCCGGCGATGCGTCTGGCCGCCTGA
- a CDS encoding sugar transferase codes for MSFLSQSVPPSAERRPRTGAIAIVPAQPRAAAWYPRLVGGMLAGDVVAVTLSLVVASFVRFGSVSQWSASTALGYVLAGLSIATVWILSLWAVKSRAKRIVGEGLTEYQRVLNATLFAFGAVAIVCYVAQIDFARGYVAVAMPLGLALLMGNRLVWRRVLLALRRDGRCLTGAMVVGAAVDVDRTVRELRGSVRAGYRPVAVSLTDRLDAAPAPVREALSSLPRVPFDGVVAATRGSRVKALMVAGDLPGGRDRIRELGWALENSRAELILVSRLTDVAGPRIHLRPVSGLPMVHVQLPQYSGFAHSLKRAFDMVAAGAGLLVLSPVFAVIALLIRFDDGGPVIFRQERVGVGGSTFTMLKFRSMVVDAEARLASLADRSEGNGVLFKMRHDPRITRVGRVLRRFSLDELPQLWNVLRGDMSLVGPRPPLPSEVESYEGHETRRLISKPGITGLWQVSGRSDLSWEESVRLDLYYVENWSFTGDLLLVMRTVVQLFRHDGAY; via the coding sequence ATGAGTTTCCTGAGCCAGTCCGTGCCGCCGTCGGCGGAACGGCGGCCGCGCACCGGCGCGATCGCGATCGTCCCGGCGCAGCCGCGCGCGGCAGCCTGGTACCCGCGTCTGGTCGGCGGAATGCTCGCCGGCGACGTCGTCGCCGTGACGCTGTCGCTCGTGGTCGCGTCGTTCGTGCGCTTCGGGTCCGTGTCTCAGTGGAGCGCGTCCACGGCACTCGGCTACGTGCTGGCGGGCCTGTCGATCGCCACGGTGTGGATCCTGTCGCTGTGGGCGGTCAAGAGCCGCGCCAAGCGCATCGTGGGCGAGGGCCTCACCGAGTACCAGCGGGTGCTGAACGCGACGCTGTTCGCCTTCGGCGCGGTCGCGATCGTGTGCTACGTCGCGCAGATCGACTTCGCGCGCGGGTACGTCGCGGTCGCGATGCCGCTCGGACTCGCGCTCCTGATGGGCAACCGCCTGGTGTGGCGCCGAGTGCTGCTCGCGCTCCGGCGCGACGGGCGGTGCCTCACGGGCGCGATGGTGGTCGGAGCGGCGGTCGACGTCGACCGCACGGTGCGCGAGCTGCGCGGCAGTGTGCGTGCGGGGTACCGGCCGGTGGCGGTGTCGCTGACCGACCGGCTGGACGCCGCGCCCGCCCCGGTCCGCGAGGCGCTGTCCAGCCTGCCGCGCGTGCCCTTCGACGGCGTCGTGGCGGCGACCAGAGGCTCGCGCGTGAAGGCGCTGATGGTCGCCGGCGACCTGCCCGGCGGGCGCGACCGCATCCGCGAGCTGGGCTGGGCGCTGGAGAACTCGCGGGCTGAGCTCATCCTCGTGTCGCGACTGACCGATGTGGCCGGACCGCGGATCCACCTGCGACCCGTCTCGGGCCTTCCGATGGTGCACGTCCAGCTCCCCCAGTACTCGGGATTCGCACACTCGCTGAAGAGGGCTTTCGACATGGTGGCCGCCGGCGCCGGCCTCCTGGTTCTCTCTCCCGTCTTCGCCGTGATCGCGCTGCTGATCCGGTTCGACGACGGCGGGCCGGTGATCTTCCGCCAGGAGCGTGTCGGGGTCGGCGGCTCGACGTTCACGATGCTCAAGTTCCGCTCGATGGTGGTCGATGCCGAGGCGCGCCTGGCGTCGCTCGCCGACCGCTCCGAGGGCAACGGCGTCCTGTTCAAGATGCGGCACGATCCGCGGATCACCCGCGTCGGCCGTGTTCTGCGCCGCTTCTCGCTGGATGAGCTGCCGCAGCTGTGGAACGTGCTCCGAGGCGACATGAGCCTGGTCGGGCCGCGGCCGCCGCTGCCGAGCGAGGTCGAGTCGTACGAGGGGCACGAGACTCGACGCCTCATCTCCAAGCCCGGCATCACCGGGCTGTGGCAGGTGAGCGGGCGAAGCGATCTCAGCTGGGAAGAGAGCGTGCGCCTGGACCTCTACTACGTCGAGAACTGGTCGTTCACCGGCGATCTGCTGCTGGTGATGAGAACCGTGGTCCAGCTGTTCCGGCACGACGGCGCCTACTGA
- a CDS encoding glycosyltransferase: MSARDVVFTFSYETYADAVHRGMMRPPDRILQTLMASDDVDGLLVANPFRSHFSVLGRRLRRDGPAFPESPRRRLVTPTRFRRADPIGKSIVRTYRGYDAALRREAERMGLRSPAVITTNPLVAAFCPFAWASSVTYFGRDDWPSSTGRQRYWPAYLAAYRQIRESEIAVAAVSQQIIDRIDPLGPRAVVPNGVEPEEWAGPVPPAPRWLEAIPTPRAVYAGTLDQRLDVEGIAQLAATRPDLHIVLLGPAPDPDYVRPLDRLPNVHVHPGVGRTELVSVLRNCQLSLLAHRRTPLTEAMSPLKVYEYLAAGLPVVSIDLPPIRGIDDRVLVAPSTGEMGATVDRALEIGAMGEDERSAFIAQHSWAARHRAILALTHRSELLPRCEEMPSLT, from the coding sequence ATGAGCGCCCGCGATGTCGTCTTCACCTTCTCCTACGAGACGTACGCGGATGCCGTGCACCGCGGGATGATGCGTCCGCCGGACCGCATCCTGCAGACGCTCATGGCGTCCGACGACGTCGACGGCCTGCTGGTGGCGAACCCCTTCCGCTCGCACTTCAGCGTGCTCGGCCGGCGCCTGCGTCGCGACGGGCCGGCCTTCCCCGAGTCGCCCCGTCGCCGTCTGGTGACGCCCACGCGATTCCGGCGCGCCGATCCCATCGGCAAGAGCATCGTGCGCACCTACCGCGGTTACGATGCCGCGCTGCGCCGCGAGGCCGAGCGCATGGGGCTGCGCAGCCCGGCCGTGATCACGACGAATCCCCTCGTCGCCGCCTTCTGCCCGTTCGCGTGGGCGTCGTCGGTGACGTACTTCGGACGCGACGACTGGCCGAGCTCGACAGGACGGCAGCGATACTGGCCGGCCTACCTCGCCGCGTACCGCCAGATTCGGGAATCCGAGATCGCCGTCGCCGCGGTGTCGCAGCAGATCATCGACCGGATCGACCCCCTCGGGCCGCGCGCGGTCGTGCCCAACGGCGTCGAACCGGAGGAATGGGCAGGGCCGGTGCCGCCCGCTCCGCGGTGGCTCGAGGCCATCCCGACCCCCCGGGCGGTGTACGCCGGGACACTGGACCAGCGCCTGGACGTCGAGGGCATCGCACAGCTCGCCGCCACGCGCCCCGATCTGCACATCGTGCTGCTCGGACCGGCGCCCGACCCCGACTACGTGCGCCCCCTCGACCGCCTTCCCAACGTGCACGTGCATCCGGGCGTCGGGCGGACCGAGCTGGTGTCGGTCCTGCGCAACTGCCAGCTCTCGCTCCTGGCGCACCGGCGGACGCCGCTCACCGAGGCGATGAGCCCGCTGAAGGTGTACGAGTATCTCGCCGCCGGGCTCCCGGTGGTCTCGATCGACCTGCCGCCGATCCGGGGCATCGACGACCGGGTCCTGGTCGCACCCAGCACAGGTGAGATGGGGGCGACGGTCGACCGCGCCCTCGAGATCGGGGCGATGGGCGAGGATGAGCGCTCGGCGTTCATCGCGCAGCACAGCTGGGCGGCGCGACACCGGGCGATCCTCGCGCTGACCCACCGATCCGAATTGTTACCGAGATGTGAAGAAATGCCGTCGCTGACGTGA
- a CDS encoding acyltransferase codes for MNGMTIVQNAMRLRDAAYTGFVRGGFAGLGSGSRIMLPFRAGNPHKVWIGDNVLIGPSSWFMVPRLDADGPVIFIHDRVRMNQTSIAAVTSVVIEEAVGLARGVYIADHMHGFDEPGVPVRDQPLERIAPVRIGRGAWLGQNVVVMPGVTIGAGAVIGANSVVTRDVPARTVAAGSPARVIRELVG; via the coding sequence ATGAACGGCATGACGATCGTGCAGAACGCGATGCGGCTGCGCGACGCGGCCTACACCGGCTTCGTCCGGGGCGGATTCGCGGGGCTCGGGTCGGGGAGCCGCATCATGCTCCCCTTCCGCGCGGGCAATCCGCACAAGGTGTGGATCGGGGACAACGTGCTGATCGGCCCCTCGTCGTGGTTCATGGTCCCGCGACTGGACGCGGATGGTCCGGTGATCTTCATCCACGACCGCGTCCGGATGAACCAGACCTCGATCGCCGCCGTCACCAGCGTCGTCATCGAGGAGGCGGTGGGACTCGCGCGCGGTGTCTACATCGCCGACCACATGCACGGCTTCGACGAGCCGGGCGTGCCGGTGCGGGACCAGCCCCTCGAGCGGATCGCGCCCGTGCGGATCGGGCGCGGCGCCTGGCTCGGGCAGAACGTCGTCGTCATGCCGGGCGTGACGATCGGGGCGGGCGCCGTCATCGGGGCCAACTCGGTCGTCACCCGCGACGTGCCTGCGCGCACGGTCGCCGCCGGATCCCCGGCGCGCGTGATCCGGGAGCTGGTCGGATGA